DNA sequence from the Microcebus murinus isolate Inina chromosome 18, M.murinus_Inina_mat1.0, whole genome shotgun sequence genome:
GACTCCAGGGGTTTGGCCCTAGCATCTGGAACCATGGAGCTGCTGTCTGTCAAGAGGGGGGACTAGGAGGAGCAGCTCGGGGCGTGGGAGAGGTCAGGGGTTCACTTGGAGCATGCAACTTGAAGATACCCAGTGGACATACAAAGTGGAGGTGTCAACTCAGTTGGACACATGAATCACCAATTGGGACTGGGCTGAGGGAGAAGGGTAACTTGGGGCTATCTGACTTGGTGATAAGGGGACCTTTCACTGAGccagaaaagagaggagaagCTTGTTTGAGGCTAGGTGATCAGTTCATTTTGCCGGGCTGAACTCGAGGTGTCTGGGGGGGCCTTTGATGTGGCAAATCTCGGGGCAGGTGCTTGAGTGCCCAGGCTCGGAATTCAGGGGAGGGGTCAGGACTGGAAACAGACATAGGTGGTGGTTAAGGCAGGAGAGCAACTGGGGTGGCTTAGGGGGTGTCTGCAGACAAGAGAGAGcagcaggccaggcagggtgggcgTGAGTGATGGAATGGGGTCCCTGAGATCATGGGAGGTGGAGTGGGGAAGACGGGCCTTGTCCCATCCTGAGGCCTGGGAAGACTCTGTTCTGCTTGGAGACCCAGTGCCACGCCCTGTGTCGGTACAGAGTGAGGGCTTCATTCCCGGGTGGAGCATGCGAAAAGTGAAGCTGTGAGCAACAAGGGTTTTAGGCATGATCCATTGGGTTTGCCTGCTCTTCCTTCATGTCCTCATGCCGGACCTAGCACCAGGTCACAGACCTCAGGACGGGAGAGACAGGCTTCAGGGGACTGTGGGGGTCCCTCTGCTCCACTTCAACTGTGAGCTCCAGATGCTCAGCAGTGCTCTCTCTGAGTGTGACCCTGAGTGTGGCACAGCAAACCAGTGTCCCCAGCAGGGCCAGTCTGGAGCTAGACTAGCCAGGCTCAAATCCTGGACCATTGGTAGCTGGTGGCTTTAGTCAAGTCACTtactctctctgagcctcagtgtggTCAGCTGTAAAATGTGCATAATAGCTGTCCTAACCCCACCAGGTCAAAACTGAGGAAGAGATGATGTATGCACATTGTCGCATAAGAGGTGCTTCTTAAACGGTAGCTGTTACGACCTCCAGCCTCATCTTTTAGTCCATCTCTCCACAAAGCTGCCCTCAACTGTCCCTGGAGGTGCCACTCCTTGCTTCCCTACTTCCTAGCATGGCGTAGGCCAGTCTCGCCAACCTCATCTCCTGTAAACTCCCACCCAGACCCTACCGCCCAGCTTTCGTGTTTCCTCCTCTGACCCCTCCAAACAGGCCTGTCCTGTCCCCCTCTGTGCGTATGTGACAGTTCATCACATCATGCTATattgcctcccccacccccacccgagAGAGACCCTGTTTATTCATCTGGAAACATTGGTTGAATGTCCCAGGTGTGGGCAAAGGTGGCCACCTGAGGTGGGCCTCTGGGAGTGCCGTCTCTCACATTTCTGGTCTGTTCCTCCTCCCCCCGGTTCGCAGACCTGGACTTGGCTGTGCCAGAGACCGCCAGACTGGACAGCAGTTTACACAAGGCCCGGGCCCAGCTGCTGGCCAAGGGCCGGAGACACCGGCCGTCCCGCTCGAGGCTTCGGGACAGTGCCAGCTCTGCTGAGGACGGTGAAGGCTCCGATGGGCCCGGAGGCAAGGTTGGGGCAAGCTgtgcaaacacacatacacacccacccCTCCTACCCGGGCTAATCGCTCCGAACTGCCCTTCCAGGCAGCCACTGCCCAGACTTCTGGCTAGTAATGCCAACAGACATTAGTTAGCTGCAGTTCACTTCTGGCTCATCCCATCCTTTTAGGGaatgtattattttcctcatcttacagatgaggaaactgaggccctgagaggtCCCGTAACAAAGCCACAGTTAGTAAGTGAAGGAGGTGGCATTCACCCCCAGCCCATGCGACTCAAAACCCCAGGAATTCGGGCTCCTCTCCTGGGGGACCGCAGTTTACAGGGCGAAAGGGTCTGGCCGCCACCCCCGGAGGGGGAGGAGGGTTCTCGGTGAGCCGCTGCCCTCTCCTCCAGGTGACCGACGGCTGCGGGAGCCCCCTGCACCGGCTGCGCTCGCCTTTGCACTCGGGCCCGGGGTCCCCGGCCGGGGGCTCTTTCTGCCTGGAGCCTCCGGGGTTGCGGCGCAGCCAGGACGAGGACGAGCCACCGCCCTCGCCGCTCACACGCTACCGGCCGCTGCACAACGCTGCCTCGCACGAGGGCCTGGCCGCCGCCTCCTGCTCGCCGCCGCGCTCTGCGCCCTCCTCCGACAGCTCGCCCAGCTTCAGGCGCCGCCACCCGCGCGCCGAGCCGCTCAGCGAAGGTGAGCAGAGGCGCGGCCAAGCCCTCGCGGAGCGGCCGGGGCGAGGCAGCCAGGGGTGTTTGTGCAGCACACTGTCGGCCTCTGGGACACCCAAAGGAGCAAACATGCAGTCCCTGTCCTCGTGGGGCTTGCAGTTGACGGGAGAGACAATCAGATCATCCTTTAACTAGGTGTATAGTTACAAACTGTAATAAGTGCCATGCCGGAAATGGATGTGGTGGCAGCGGACGTCTATCAGGACGCCTGACCTAGCTGGGAGCATCCTGGGAGgtcttctctgaggaggtgacatttgagccagGGTTGCAAGGCTGGTTAGAAGTTGGCCAGGATAAAATTAAGAGTAAACAGCAGGGGTCCCTGCCTTTTTGGAGTGCTTTATAGCCTGTAAAAGGCTTTCATAAGCATCCCATGAGGTCCCATGAAATAGGCAGGTGTCATTATTCCCATATTATTTGAAAGgaaggaagctcagagaggtaaagtgacttgaCCCAGGTCGCACAGCTAGTGGAGGGCTCCAGAGCCGGGTTGCCTGATTTTACGTCGCCCACACTAGTGAAGGAGGCAGGCAAGCCACCGCATGGGCTAtttccttcctgcccctcccctgaaAGATGACAGCCGGGATGCCAGCCCTCCCGAGCCCGCCAGCCCCACCATCGGCCTGGATAAGAAGACTCGCCGAAAGTTCTTGGACCTGGGGTGAGTGGAGGTGGGACCCTTAATGCAGGGCTTGGAGTTGCTGGGGCGAGGGGTAGCACAGTGGAGCCCTGCCccactcccctctgccctccccacaggGTCACCCTGCGCCGAGCATCCACTGGCAAGAGCCGGAAAGAGAAGGGCAGCAACCGCCTGTCCATGGGCAGCAGGTAAGAGGCGCCCACAGCACCCCGTGGCTCCCGTGggccccagcccttccctctgGCCCACACCCATGCCGGGCGCTCTCTCCACAGGGAGTCGGTGGAGGGGTCTAGCAGGTCAGGGGGCTCCCCGTTCCTGCCCttttcctggttcacagacagcGGCAAGGGCTCGGCGTCCTCGGGCAGCACCAcctcccctgcctgctcccctAAACACGAGGGCTTCAGCCCTAAGAAGTCAGCTTCCCAGGTAAGTCCATGACTTTCTTGCCCCCAAACTGGTCCCTAGACCCAGGTGCCATAAGGGCATACTTCACCCTGGCTCAGGCTGGGTTCAGGCATTCCTGGAGTCCGTGAGTCCATCCACGGAGCCACTCAGTGATCCATCACTTCATCCATTTGAGTTCATTCATTCGCTCGTTCATTTGTTCATATTCTAAGTAGTTCATTCACTGCTTCGTCCATTCAGCACACATCACTGGACGCTATGGTTTTCCTGTTGTCCACACAGCCTGAGGTCTGCTCCATTCTGCTGTTCTGCCTGGCCCAGTTCTCACCCCACCCCCGCGTTAGGAGCTGGGCCACCTGCTCAGTAGGGTGAGACTTGGGAGATGTAGAGATGAACAGGACTCCAGTCTAGTGCTGTGAAAGCTCAGAAGTGAGACTGAGTACCAAGCAGCAGTGAGCATCTGCTTATGTTCAGACAGCCCTCTACAGTTTACAAAGCCCCACACGCTTGTGTTTTTGCTCCACTGTCACACAAGCTTAGTGAATCAGGGAGGAGGGCGGGCGTGCTCATCCCTGTTGTGCAGATGAGGAGTGAAGTCCCGGAAGGAAGGGACTTGCCCACAGACTCGCACAGGGTTAGTTGCAAAGCTCTGTGCCTCCCAGCCCAGTGCTTGTTCTAAGCTTCTGTTCCTTATGTGCAGCTGGGGCAGAGGAAAAAGCGGAAAGCTGGGAATCCAGGGCAGAAATAGTCCCTTCTGACTCGggacttccttcttttctccctccgtTTCTTCCcttgtgctgggccctggggataccacagaaaacaaaacacagctgGGCCCTGTAGAGCT
Encoded proteins:
- the SAMD14 gene encoding sterile alpha motif domain-containing protein 14, with the translated sequence MASSKLREPTDEVFDLDLAVPETARLDSSLHKARAQLLAKGRRHRPSRSRLRDSASSAEDGEGSDGPGGKVTDGCGSPLHRLRSPLHSGPGSPAGGSFCLEPPGLRRSQDEDEPPPSPLTRYRPLHNAASHEGLAAASCSPPRSAPSSDSSPSFRRRHPRAEPLSEDDSRDASPPEPASPTIGLDKKTRRKFLDLGVTLRRASTGKSRKEKGSNRLSMGSRESVEGSSRSGGSPFLPFSWFTDSGKGSASSGSTTSPACSPKHEGFSPKKSASQESTLSDDSTPPSSSPKIPSGPRQEAKCSYPYHTLSQSSDEFLDEPLPTVHQWTSQQVGQWLHSLSLEQYAAEFAARQVDGPQLLQLDGSKLKSLGLSNSHDRALVKRKLKELAAAAEKERKAQEKAARQREKLRRREQEAQKS